A window of the Hordeum vulgare subsp. vulgare chromosome 5H, MorexV3_pseudomolecules_assembly, whole genome shotgun sequence genome harbors these coding sequences:
- the LOC123397542 gene encoding metal transporter Nramp6-like — protein MSAHAGSGAAGDAGAARADDEALALLPASAPGGDHGDGGSSSGREEEEDLEERAFEASEKVIVSISDDPDADADLEAQLASSSGSPPFSWRKLWLFTGPGFLMSIAFLDPGNLEGDLQAGAAAGDTLLWLLMWATAMGLLVQLLAARLGVATGRHLAELCRDEYPDWARRALWLMAEVAMVGADIQEVIGSAIAIKILSNGYLPLWAGVVITALDCFIFLSLENYGVRKLEAVFAVLIATMAVSFAWMFTDTKPNGKDLLIGILVPKLSSKTIRQAVGVVGCVIMPHNVFLHSALVQSRKIDPKKEYQVREALRYYSIESTVALAISFMINLFVTTVFAKGFYGSKEAGSIGLENAGQYLQEKFGGGFLPILYIWGIGLLAAGQSSTITGTYAGQFIMGGFLNLRLKKWLRALITRSFAIVPTIIVALFFDSSDALDVLNEWLNVLQSIQIPFALIPLITLVSKEQVMGVFRIGRKMQAVTWTVAALLITINGYLLVDFFSSEIRGPLYGSVLCVAVLAYASFVLYLILRGTEISNQMIVAIRKRLS, from the exons ATGTCCGCCCACGCCGGCTCCGGCGCCGCGGGAGACGCCGGTGCGGCCCGAGCCGACGATGAGGCGCTCGCCCTCCTTCCCGCCTCGGCGCCCGGGGGCGACCacggcgacggcggcagcagcagcggccgcgaggaggaggaggacctcgAGGAGCGCGCGTTCGAGGCGTCCGAGAAGGTCATCGTCTCCATCTCGGACGACCCGGACGCGGACGCCGACCTGGAGGCGCAGCTCGCCTCGTCCTCGGGCTCGCCGCCCTTCTCGTGGCGGAAGCTCTGGCTCTTCACGGGCCCCGGCTTCCTGATGAGCATCGCCTTCTTGGACCCGGGCAACCTCGAGGGGGACCTCCAGGCCGGTGCCGCGGCCGGAGACACGCTGCTGTGGCTGCTCATGTGGGCCACCGCCATGGGCCTCCTCGTGcagctcctcgccgcgcgcctcgGGGTCGCCACCGGCCGGCACCTCGCCGAGCTCTGCCGCGACGAGTACCCCGACTGGGCGCGCCGCGCTCTCTGGCTCATGGCCGAGGTCGCCATGGTCGGCGCTGACATCCAGGAGGTCATTGGAAGCGCGATCGCCATCAAGATCCTTAGCAATGGGTATCTGCCGCTCTGGGCCGGCGTTGTCATCACCGCCTTGGATTG tttcattttcctttctcttgAGAACTATGGTGTGAGGAAACTGGAAGCTGTATTTGCAGTTTTGATTGCAACGATGGCAGTGTCCTTTGCATGGATGTTCACTGATACCAAGCCTAATGGAAAGGACCTGTTAATTG GTATTTTGGTTCCAAAATTGAGCTCTAAGACAATAAGACAAGCAGTTGGGGTTGTTGGTTGTGTTATTATGCCCCACAACGTTTTCCTCCATTCAGCGCTTGTACAATCGAGAAAAATAGACCCAAAAAAGGAGTATCAAGTCCGTGAAGCATTGAGATACTACTCAATAGAGTCAACGGTCGCGTTGGCTATATCCTTCATGATAAATCTCTTTGTCACAACTGTTTTCGCTAAAGGATTCTATGGTAGTAAAGAAGCTGGCAGTATCGGCCTCGAAAACGCTGGGCAATATCTACAAGAGAAGTTTGGTGGGGGCTTTTTACCTATCCTCTACATTTGGGGGATTGGGCTACTAGCGGCCGGGCAGAGTAGCACAATAACAGGAACTTATGCTGGACAGTTTATAATGGGTGGGTTCCTAAATTTGAGGTTAAAGAAATGGCTCAGGGCGCTAATCACCAGAAGCTTCGCAATTGTGCCGACTATAATTGTGGCTCTGTTCTTTGATTCATCTGATGCACTAGATGTTCTAAACGAGTGGCTCAATGTGCTTCAATCAATTCAGATTCCTTTTGCACTGATTCCTCTGATAACCTTGGTATCCAAGGAACAAGTCATGGGCGTTTTTAGAATAGGTCGTAAAATGCAA GCTGTAACTTGGACAGTGGCTGCACTATTGATCACAATCAACGGATATCTCTTGGTTGACTTCTTCTCATCTGAAATACGAGGTCCATTGTACGGCTCGGTTCTCTGCGTGGCAGTACTTGCCTATGCCTCATTCGTATTGTACCTCATTCTGCGGGGCACCGAAATCTCCAACCAGATGATCGTGGCGATACGCAAGAGGTTGTCATGA